From Chryseobacterium gallinarum, one genomic window encodes:
- a CDS encoding mechanosensitive ion channel family protein, with protein MQKTGISYIDVVYKVLENWYVTFAELTPKLIVGILVFTFFLLTSKYLSIIAVKLFHKFFPKSQKESSLVTLIGVFRFLIMLMGTFISLEIMGFSGFLWKFIGSLGVAGVIAGVALKDLVSSIFSGMLIGIDKAFKVGDYITIGTHSGTVQEIGFLTTKILTDDGKKAYIPNQVVFNAPFYNITASPQRRIILNFEIPADEDISKAQKSILNVIKNLDNVDKLDTAEVIFTDLKQGAFNLQVKFWIKVGANLAQVRSKAYLNIKERFDEDKIQLVTPTSISITNGDSSLPESHQDK; from the coding sequence ATGCAGAAAACTGGAATCAGTTATATTGATGTTGTTTACAAAGTCCTGGAAAACTGGTATGTAACTTTTGCCGAGCTTACCCCAAAGCTGATTGTCGGAATCCTGGTATTCACATTTTTTCTTCTTACCAGCAAATACCTGAGCATAATTGCAGTAAAGCTTTTTCATAAATTTTTCCCGAAAAGCCAGAAAGAAAGCTCTCTGGTTACGTTAATCGGAGTATTCAGATTTCTAATTATGCTAATGGGAACGTTTATCTCCCTCGAAATAATGGGATTCAGCGGCTTTCTTTGGAAGTTTATCGGAAGTTTAGGTGTGGCGGGGGTTATTGCCGGGGTTGCCTTGAAAGACCTTGTATCGAGTATCTTTTCGGGAATGCTGATCGGAATTGATAAGGCTTTTAAAGTGGGAGATTATATTACCATCGGAACTCATTCCGGGACCGTACAGGAAATCGGTTTTTTAACAACAAAGATTCTTACAGATGATGGCAAAAAAGCATATATTCCTAATCAGGTAGTTTTTAATGCACCATTTTATAATATTACAGCATCACCACAACGAAGAATTATATTAAACTTTGAAATTCCTGCAGATGAGGATATCAGCAAAGCACAAAAAAGTATTCTTAATGTGATTAAAAATCTTGACAATGTGGATAAGCTGGATACGGCAGAGGTTATTTTTACAGACCTCAAACAAGGGGCATTTAACCTTCAGGTCAAATTCTGGATTAAAGTAGGTGCTAACCTGGCTCAGGTGAGAAGTAAGGCCTATTTAAACATTAAAGAACGTTTTGATGAGGATAAAATTCAACTTGTAACTCCAACGAGTATCAGTATTACGAATGGAGATTCCAGCTTACCCGAAAGTCATCAGGATAAATAA
- the sucC gene encoding ADP-forming succinate--CoA ligase subunit beta, giving the protein MNLHEYQSKEILSKYGVAIQRGFVANNVDEAVAAAEKLTAETGAQGWVVKAQIHAGGRGKGGGVKFSPNMDKLKENAQNIIGMQLVTPQTSAEGKKVNSVLVAEDVYYPGESETKEFYVSILLDRAEGKNTVVYSTEGGMDIEHVAEVTPHLIHKEIIDPALGLQGFQARKIAFNLGLEGNAFKEFTKFITSLYNAYVGIDASLFEINPVLKTSDNKIIAVDAKVTLDDNSLFRHKDLAELRDTREEDPMDVEAGEAGLNFVKLDGNVACMVNGAGLAMATMDIIKLSGGNPANFLDVGGTADAQRVQTAFGIILRDPNVKAILINIFGGIVRCDRVAQGVVDAYKAMGSLPVPLIVRLQGTNAVEAKKLIDESGLPVHSAITLEEAANKVKEVLA; this is encoded by the coding sequence ATGAATCTTCACGAGTATCAATCAAAAGAGATTTTATCAAAGTACGGAGTAGCTATCCAACGTGGTTTCGTAGCGAATAACGTAGATGAAGCTGTAGCTGCTGCAGAAAAACTAACTGCTGAAACCGGCGCTCAGGGATGGGTAGTAAAAGCACAGATCCACGCAGGAGGTCGTGGTAAAGGTGGTGGTGTAAAGTTCTCTCCAAACATGGATAAACTTAAAGAAAACGCTCAGAACATCATCGGAATGCAGTTGGTAACACCACAAACTTCTGCTGAGGGTAAAAAAGTAAATTCTGTTTTGGTTGCAGAGGATGTATATTATCCAGGTGAATCAGAAACTAAAGAATTTTATGTTTCTATCCTGTTAGACAGAGCTGAAGGTAAAAATACAGTTGTATATTCTACTGAAGGAGGTATGGATATCGAGCACGTTGCTGAAGTAACTCCTCACTTGATTCACAAAGAAATCATTGATCCAGCTTTAGGTCTTCAAGGGTTCCAGGCTAGAAAAATTGCTTTCAACCTAGGTCTTGAAGGAAATGCTTTCAAAGAATTTACTAAATTCATTACCTCTTTATATAACGCTTACGTTGGTATCGATGCATCGCTTTTCGAAATCAATCCTGTGTTGAAAACTTCTGATAACAAAATTATCGCTGTAGATGCTAAAGTAACTTTAGATGATAACTCATTATTCCGTCACAAAGACTTAGCGGAATTAAGAGATACAAGAGAAGAAGATCCAATGGATGTTGAAGCAGGTGAAGCGGGTCTTAACTTCGTAAAACTGGATGGTAACGTTGCTTGTATGGTAAACGGTGCCGGTCTTGCTATGGCAACTATGGATATCATCAAATTATCAGGTGGTAACCCTGCTAACTTCCTTGATGTAGGGGGTACTGCAGATGCTCAGAGAGTACAGACTGCTTTCGGAATCATCTTAAGAGATCCAAACGTAAAAGCAATCCTGATCAACATCTTCGGAGGTATTGTAAGATGTGACAGAGTTGCTCAAGGGGTTGTAGATGCTTACAAAGCTATGGGTAGCCTTCCGGTTCCATTGATCGTAAGATTACAGGGAACTAACGCTGTTGAAGCTAAAAAATTAATCGATGAGTCTGGTCTTCCGGTACACTCTGCAATTACTTTAGAAGAAGCTGCAAACAAAGTAAAAGAAGTTTTAGCGTAA
- a CDS encoding chloride channel protein, giving the protein MKINRRRRLIRTFNLLDQPIRFNPFVFSRTFFMWAFTGLVGGIIAGGYWIVLEHFTEFLAEFQGWEVIPTMAICGLLAGLVIHFIGDPGEIHLIVNNIRFNKGKLEPKNNPSMILSSLFCVASGGSLGPEAPLVQVTGSTGTWLGKIFRLKGEELRSLSIAGMASGFTALFGAPLGGSLFSLEILHHKHAVEYYKAIIPALVASCFSYLMFALIIHLGIGATWDLKAYHYTGVYDFLYATLFGVVGTFFGWIFIFVVKFFKKLFEYRNLPIYIKTLVGGIILGVIAYNFPITRYFGHNEINQLIGGNFGLNFLILVLVFKIVAIAITVTSGWRGGFIIPLFFVGTTLGLIIHNLFPNVDTTLAIVSCMAAINACVTRTPMSTTIILGTLTGFTYFVPILFASLTGYFLAPKIPFIGSQSEKLAEE; this is encoded by the coding sequence ATGAAAATTAACAGGAGAAGACGGCTTATAAGAACCTTTAACTTATTGGACCAGCCGATAAGATTTAATCCTTTTGTGTTCAGCCGTACTTTTTTTATGTGGGCTTTTACCGGTTTGGTAGGCGGTATTATTGCCGGTGGATACTGGATCGTACTGGAGCATTTTACGGAGTTCCTTGCTGAATTTCAGGGATGGGAAGTAATTCCTACGATGGCGATCTGCGGATTGCTGGCAGGATTAGTGATCCATTTTATTGGTGATCCCGGGGAAATCCATCTGATTGTTAATAATATCAGATTTAATAAAGGAAAGCTGGAGCCAAAGAACAATCCATCCATGATTCTTTCGTCACTTTTTTGTGTGGCATCAGGGGGAAGCTTAGGTCCAGAAGCTCCTTTGGTACAGGTAACCGGATCTACAGGAACCTGGTTGGGGAAAATATTCAGGCTGAAAGGTGAAGAACTGCGTTCCTTAAGTATTGCCGGAATGGCTTCCGGATTTACAGCATTGTTCGGAGCTCCACTGGGAGGAAGTCTTTTCTCATTGGAAATCCTGCATCATAAACATGCTGTAGAATATTATAAAGCTATTATCCCTGCATTAGTAGCAAGCTGCTTCAGCTACCTGATGTTTGCTCTGATCATTCATTTGGGTATTGGAGCAACCTGGGATTTAAAGGCTTACCATTACACGGGAGTATATGATTTTTTATATGCCACATTATTTGGAGTTGTAGGAACATTCTTCGGATGGATTTTCATTTTTGTCGTGAAATTTTTTAAAAAACTTTTTGAATACAGAAATCTTCCCATCTATATTAAAACCTTGGTAGGAGGGATCATTTTAGGCGTTATTGCTTATAATTTCCCTATTACAAGATATTTTGGACATAACGAAATCAACCAGTTGATTGGTGGGAATTTCGGATTGAATTTTCTGATCCTTGTCCTTGTTTTTAAAATAGTAGCCATTGCCATTACCGTAACTTCAGGATGGAGAGGAGGCTTCATCATTCCCCTTTTCTTCGTGGGAACCACATTAGGATTAATTATCCACAATTTATTTCCCAATGTAGACACCACGCTTGCCATTGTAAGCTGTATGGCAGCAATCAATGCCTGTGTAACGAGAACTCCGATGAGTACAACGATCATTTTAGGAACATTAACAGGGTTTACTTATTTTGTGCCGATATTGTTCGCCAGTCTTACAGGATATTTCCTGGCACCAAAAATTCCGTTTATCGGATCACAATCAGAGAAATTGGCGGAAGAATAA
- a CDS encoding DUF423 domain-containing protein, with amino-acid sequence MKTITLIFGAVYGMLSVILGAFGAHALKKILSVERLESFETGVRYQMYAAFFLLIIGYILKFETSTEKWTSILMIAGTFLFSVSIYFLSMQDYLGANLKFLGPITPLGGLLMILSWGMLILYFAKNKI; translated from the coding sequence ATGAAAACAATTACTTTAATTTTTGGAGCGGTGTATGGAATGCTGTCAGTAATACTCGGCGCATTCGGAGCACATGCCTTGAAGAAGATATTGTCCGTAGAAAGACTTGAAAGTTTTGAAACGGGAGTAAGATACCAGATGTATGCAGCTTTTTTTCTGCTGATTATCGGGTATATTTTAAAATTTGAAACATCAACGGAAAAATGGACGTCCATTTTAATGATTGCCGGAACGTTTTTATTCTCAGTAAGTATCTATTTCTTAAGTATGCAGGATTATTTAGGAGCTAATCTTAAATTTTTAGGACCTATTACCCCGCTAGGAGGTTTATTAATGATCCTAAGCTGGGGAATGCTGATTCTTTATTTTGCTAAAAATAAGATCTGA
- a CDS encoding hydroxymethylglutaryl-CoA reductase, degradative, whose amino-acid sequence MNHKPIEGFSKLPKQGKIDWLVNEYLEGNQEYQNILKQYWNEDADLQKLHEEFSENTISNFYMPYGIAPNFLIDGKLLALPMAVEESSVVAAASKAAKFWIDKGGFKTTIINTEKLGHTHFIFNVESHKLLHFFNFSLKKKLLEATEDITANMRKRGGGILNISLVDKTAEMPNYYQLKASFDTVDSMGANFINSCLEQFGKTLRQEVATSEDFTQDEKNSLQIVMNILSNFTPDCIVRAEVSCKMEDLKDDSGISPEEFASKFKQAVTIAEIEPYRATTHNKGVMNGVDAVVIATGNDFRATEACAHAYAARDGKYRSLTHCTTDNGVFRFWIDLPISVGVVGGLTNLHPLVKFSLALLGKPSAQELMSILAVSGLAQNFAALRSLVTTGIQKGHMKMHLLNILNQLGATEEEKQHFVTYFKDKTVSHHEVINEFNRMRGN is encoded by the coding sequence ATGAATCATAAACCGATTGAAGGTTTTTCCAAGCTTCCAAAGCAGGGGAAAATCGACTGGCTTGTAAACGAATACCTTGAAGGAAATCAGGAATATCAAAATATATTAAAACAATATTGGAACGAAGATGCCGACCTTCAGAAACTTCACGAAGAGTTTTCTGAAAATACGATTTCCAATTTTTATATGCCTTATGGAATTGCTCCAAATTTTCTGATTGACGGAAAACTATTGGCTCTGCCAATGGCTGTTGAAGAAAGTTCCGTAGTCGCTGCGGCCTCTAAAGCTGCAAAATTCTGGATTGATAAAGGTGGTTTTAAAACAACCATTATCAATACGGAAAAATTGGGGCATACCCATTTCATATTTAATGTAGAATCTCATAAATTATTACATTTCTTTAATTTTAGTCTAAAGAAAAAATTATTGGAGGCTACAGAAGATATCACTGCCAATATGAGAAAACGTGGTGGAGGAATCTTAAACATCAGCCTTGTGGATAAAACAGCAGAAATGCCAAATTATTACCAGCTGAAGGCAAGCTTTGACACGGTAGACTCGATGGGAGCCAACTTTATCAATTCATGTCTTGAGCAGTTTGGTAAAACACTAAGACAGGAAGTTGCCACGAGCGAGGACTTTACCCAGGATGAAAAAAACTCATTGCAAATCGTGATGAATATTCTTTCCAACTTTACTCCGGATTGTATCGTAAGAGCTGAGGTTTCCTGTAAAATGGAAGATTTAAAAGATGACAGCGGAATTTCTCCTGAGGAATTTGCATCCAAGTTTAAACAAGCTGTTACCATTGCTGAAATTGAACCTTACCGCGCAACTACTCATAATAAAGGAGTAATGAACGGAGTAGATGCAGTGGTGATTGCAACCGGAAACGACTTCAGGGCAACTGAAGCCTGTGCTCATGCCTATGCTGCAAGAGACGGAAAATACCGGTCTTTGACCCACTGTACTACCGATAACGGCGTTTTCAGGTTCTGGATCGATCTTCCGATTTCTGTAGGCGTTGTAGGAGGTCTTACCAATCTTCATCCATTGGTAAAATTCTCTCTGGCTTTACTGGGAAAACCTTCCGCACAGGAATTGATGAGTATTCTGGCTGTTTCTGGATTAGCCCAAAATTTTGCAGCTCTGCGTTCATTGGTAACAACAGGTATTCAGAAAGGTCACATGAAAATGCATTTATTGAATATTCTGAATCAATTAGGAGCTACAGAAGAGGAGAAACAACATTTTGTGACTTACTTTAAAGATAAAACGGTAAGCCATCACGAGGTAATCAATGAGTTTAACAGAATGAGAGGGAACTAA
- a CDS encoding putative DNA modification/repair radical SAM protein yields the protein MNFDRLKEKLEILADAAKYDVSCSSSGGTRKNKKGALGDSSASGICHTYTEDGRCVSLLKILLTNHCIYDCAYCVSRSSNDIKRAAFTVEEVVDLTINFYRRNYIEGLFLSSGIFKNADTTMERLVRVAKKLRLEENFNGYIHLKSIPGASDELMQEAALYADRLSVNLEIPTESGLKLLAPEKNRHDMISPMRYIQKGITQYQDEKKILKKVPKFAPAGQSTQMIVGATNENDLQIIKVADHFYKNFNLKRVYYSGYVPVLEDKRLPSLTTEVPMLRENRLYQSDWLMRFYGFKAEEILDPDIPFLDLEVDPKLSWALRHLDQFPVNLQTADYQMILRIPGIGVKTAQKIVSARRFQILHMDHLKKLGAAVNRAKYFIDFNAGNAYLKYLTDKNLRKLLVGGSSSKFHNQFSQQLSLF from the coding sequence ATGAATTTTGACCGTCTTAAAGAAAAGCTTGAAATCCTTGCCGATGCAGCAAAGTATGATGTCTCCTGCTCATCCAGCGGAGGGACAAGGAAAAATAAAAAAGGAGCTTTAGGTGATAGCTCCGCAAGCGGCATCTGCCATACCTATACCGAAGACGGAAGATGCGTTTCATTGCTTAAAATTTTACTGACCAATCATTGTATCTATGATTGCGCTTATTGCGTTTCCAGAAGTTCAAATGACATTAAAAGGGCAGCATTTACAGTAGAAGAAGTAGTAGATTTAACAATTAATTTTTACCGTAGAAACTATATTGAGGGACTATTTCTAAGTTCAGGAATTTTCAAAAATGCAGATACCACGATGGAACGATTGGTACGAGTAGCTAAAAAACTTCGTCTGGAAGAAAATTTTAATGGCTATATTCATTTAAAATCTATTCCCGGGGCGAGTGATGAACTGATGCAGGAAGCAGCTTTATATGCAGACAGACTATCTGTGAATCTTGAAATCCCAACAGAAAGCGGTTTAAAATTATTGGCTCCGGAAAAGAACAGACATGATATGATCAGTCCGATGAGATACATCCAAAAAGGGATTACGCAGTATCAGGACGAGAAGAAAATCTTAAAGAAAGTTCCCAAGTTTGCCCCGGCAGGGCAATCTACTCAGATGATTGTAGGTGCTACCAACGAAAATGATCTTCAAATCATTAAAGTGGCTGACCATTTTTATAAAAATTTCAACCTGAAAAGGGTTTATTATTCCGGATATGTTCCGGTGCTGGAGGATAAAAGACTTCCTTCATTAACTACAGAAGTTCCGATGCTTCGTGAAAACAGGCTATATCAGTCTGACTGGTTGATGAGATTTTATGGTTTTAAAGCAGAGGAAATTTTAGATCCTGACATCCCTTTCCTTGATCTGGAAGTGGATCCGAAGTTAAGTTGGGCATTGCGACACTTGGACCAATTTCCCGTCAATCTTCAGACCGCTGACTATCAAATGATTTTAAGAATCCCGGGAATTGGAGTAAAAACAGCTCAGAAAATTGTGAGCGCAAGGCGGTTTCAAATTTTACATATGGATCATTTGAAAAAGTTAGGAGCCGCTGTAAACCGCGCGAAATATTTTATTGATTTTAATGCCGGGAATGCTTATCTGAAATATTTGACAGATAAAAACCTTAGGAAATTGCTGGTTGGTGGAAGTTCATCAAAATTTCACAATCAATTTTCTCAACAACTGAGTTTATTTTAA
- a CDS encoding TIGR03915 family putative DNA repair protein: MMTTLLYDGSFDGLFTAIFEIFEYRYKDVEIVSRERFHQENIFAEIHEVITQPDKSERVLKKLEQNLGKQGIYKLLKVFLSEDPELEKVTLSAVKQSVKNPQQNILENYADSDIMKISKICKSVDRESHRMTAFVRFEKMQDGIFFSKIDPDFNVLPLIRKHFSDRYQDQKWMIYDLRRNYGIFYDLETSDFFYPEEKLDGKNYQEKFHDEERNYQTLWQRYFTKTNIVERKNLKLHVQHVPKRYWKYLTEKW, encoded by the coding sequence ATGATGACCACTCTACTCTACGACGGAAGTTTTGACGGACTTTTCACAGCAATATTCGAAATTTTTGAATATCGCTATAAAGATGTGGAAATTGTGAGTAGGGAAAGGTTTCATCAGGAAAATATTTTTGCAGAGATTCATGAAGTGATTACTCAGCCTGATAAATCTGAGCGAGTCTTAAAAAAATTAGAACAAAATCTGGGAAAACAAGGAATATATAAGCTTTTAAAAGTCTTTTTATCTGAAGATCCTGAATTGGAAAAAGTAACACTATCAGCAGTAAAACAATCTGTAAAGAATCCTCAACAAAATATTCTGGAAAATTATGCCGACTCTGATATCATGAAAATATCCAAAATCTGTAAATCTGTAGATAGAGAAAGTCACAGGATGACAGCATTCGTCCGTTTTGAGAAAATGCAGGATGGTATTTTCTTTTCAAAAATAGATCCTGACTTCAATGTTCTTCCTTTAATCAGAAAACATTTCAGCGACCGTTACCAGGATCAAAAATGGATGATCTATGATCTGCGAAGAAATTATGGGATCTTTTATGATCTGGAAACTTCTGATTTCTTTTATCCGGAAGAAAAATTAGATGGTAAAAATTATCAGGAAAAGTTTCATGATGAGGAAAGGAACTATCAAACACTTTGGCAACGGTATTTTACCAAAACCAATATTGTGGAAAGAAAGAATCTGAAACTCCATGTACAACATGTTCCCAAAAGATACTGGAAATATCTGACCGAGAAGTGGTGA
- a CDS encoding DUF4846 domain-containing protein has translation MKRISSGLIIAMLLLSCTHDKTPSSNRNSQNTKDKAAESLLKINQHKITIKERFSPPKDYKWVDEKSDSFGYFIENFKLKSYGSPVLKYDGTPVSTQHLHEAVFDIDTGNKDLQQCADAVIRLRAEYLYKAKKYDEIRFHFTSGDLLSWNDYKNGTRAFVSGNSVSFRKTANFDDSYQNFRNYLDLIFNYAGTISLNKETKPVAQNPDIKTGDILITPGSPGHVVFIAGVCKNKQGKRLFLLGEGFTPAQSVHLLSNPFNKNISPWYDLDIHAQETKTARYIFKPTNLRSF, from the coding sequence ATGAAAAGAATTAGCTCAGGACTGATTATTGCTATGCTTCTTTTAAGCTGTACTCATGATAAAACTCCATCATCAAACCGAAACTCTCAGAATACAAAAGATAAGGCTGCTGAAAGTCTGTTGAAGATCAATCAACATAAAATTACCATTAAAGAAAGATTTTCTCCTCCTAAGGATTATAAATGGGTCGATGAAAAATCAGATTCTTTCGGATACTTCATTGAAAATTTTAAACTTAAATCTTATGGAAGTCCGGTTCTAAAATATGATGGAACACCAGTTTCCACTCAACATCTTCACGAAGCCGTATTTGATATCGATACGGGAAATAAAGATTTACAACAATGCGCAGATGCTGTTATCCGTCTGAGAGCCGAATATCTCTATAAAGCAAAAAAGTATGATGAAATCAGATTCCATTTTACAAGCGGTGATCTGCTGAGCTGGAATGATTATAAAAATGGAACCAGAGCTTTTGTCAGTGGTAATTCCGTAAGTTTCAGAAAAACGGCCAATTTTGATGATTCTTATCAAAACTTCAGGAATTACCTGGACCTCATCTTTAATTATGCAGGAACCATTTCATTAAATAAGGAAACAAAACCGGTTGCACAAAATCCAGATATAAAAACCGGGGATATTCTGATTACTCCTGGAAGTCCGGGACATGTAGTATTTATTGCAGGAGTATGTAAGAATAAACAAGGAAAAAGATTGTTTTTATTGGGCGAAGGCTTTACTCCGGCACAGTCTGTACACTTACTGTCCAATCCTTTTAATAAAAATATTTCGCCATGGTATGATCTTGATATCCATGCTCAGGAAACCAAAACAGCACGGTATATTTTCAAACCGACAAATCTCAGAAGCTTTTAA